From the Lepidochelys kempii isolate rLepKem1 chromosome 2, rLepKem1.hap2, whole genome shotgun sequence genome, one window contains:
- the GPR20 gene encoding G-protein coupled receptor 20 isoform X2 encodes MHASSTRVPALNLLNSTRAPNSSISDEDNLFNKFIHLDQELYQDFYSLWIALMVVNAIIFLVGVVLNSLALYVFCFRTKTKTTSVIYTINLIVTDLLVGFSLPTRIIMYYTAGDCLKCSFVHIFSYFVNMYCSILFLTCICIDRYLAIVQVEASRKWRNPSCAKGICVFIWVFATVVTFSILTMAITFAPCCLAKIFAVMVCEYFFPLIIITFFTTRIMCALSKPSLMHQSRERRMRAVQLLTTVLIIFMICFTPFHVRQVAISINPDMPRDISLIVYHVTMTLSSLNSCMDPIVYCFVTNNFQLTMKNIFRKSEPEQISGDIITMNKSSKGSGTNAIIAFSNTIGSPLSLPSTNSTQI; translated from the coding sequence ATGCACGCCTCCTCCACCCGAGTACCAGCCCTTAACCTTCTCAACTCCACGAGGGCGCCCAACTCTAGCATCTCAGATGAGGACAACTTGTTCAACAAGTTCATCCATCTGGACCAAGAACTTTACCAAGACTTCTACAGCCTGTGGATAGCCCTGATGGTGGTAAATGCCATCATTTTCCTGGTGGGAGTTGTGCTGAACAGCTTAGCTCTCTACGTGTTCTGCTTCCGCACCAAGACGAAAACCACCTCTGTCATCTACACCATCAACCTGATCGTTACTGATCTACTGGTGGGCTTCTCCTTGCCCACCCGAATCATCATGTACTACACTGCAGGGGATTGCCTGAAATGTTCCTTTGTTCACATCTTCAGCTACTTCGTCAACATGTACTGCAGCATTCTCTTCTTGACGTGCATCTGCATCGACCGGTACCTGGCCATCGTGCAGGTAGAAGCCTCACGTAAGTGGAGGAACCCCAGCTGTGCCAAGGGGATCTGTGTCTTCATCTGGGTCTTTGCAACTGTGGTCACTTTCTCCATCCTGACCATGGCGATAACCTTCGCACCCTGCTGCCTCGCCAAGATCTTTGCCGTGATGGTCTGCGAGTATTTCTTCCCACTCATCATCATCACCTTCTTCACCACCAGGATAATGTGTGCGCTGTCCAAGCCCAGCCTCATGCACCAGAGCCGTGAGAGGCGAATGAGGGCCGTTCAGCTCCTCACCACCGTTCTCATCATCTTCATGATCTGCTTTACACCTTTCCATGTGCGCCAGGTGGCCATTTCCATCAACCCAGACATGCCCCGTGACATCAGCTTAATTGTCTACCATGTGACCATGACTCTGAGTAGCCTCAACAGCTGCATGGACCCCATCGTCTACTGCTTTGTCACCAACAACTTCCAGTTGACCATGAAAAATATCTTCAGGAAGTCAGAGCCTGAGCAGATAAGTGGGGACATTATCACTATGAACAAGAGCTCCAAGGGCTCAGGTACAAATGCGATCATTGCCTTCTCAAACACAATAGGCAGCCCTTTGAGCTTACCTTCAACAAACAGTACACAGATATAA
- the GPR20 gene encoding G-protein coupled receptor 20 isoform X1, with protein MLKARSGIFLLVYFFLLVSMLYLGRWGEGRERLGISSSSVVTPVVLLLITDVSFWDIVQLHQGIFLTRASVKAKEESRSEVPRALSMHASSTRVPALNLLNSTRAPNSSISDEDNLFNKFIHLDQELYQDFYSLWIALMVVNAIIFLVGVVLNSLALYVFCFRTKTKTTSVIYTINLIVTDLLVGFSLPTRIIMYYTAGDCLKCSFVHIFSYFVNMYCSILFLTCICIDRYLAIVQVEASRKWRNPSCAKGICVFIWVFATVVTFSILTMAITFAPCCLAKIFAVMVCEYFFPLIIITFFTTRIMCALSKPSLMHQSRERRMRAVQLLTTVLIIFMICFTPFHVRQVAISINPDMPRDISLIVYHVTMTLSSLNSCMDPIVYCFVTNNFQLTMKNIFRKSEPEQISGDIITMNKSSKGSGTNAIIAFSNTIGSPLSLPSTNSTQI; from the exons ATGCTGAAGGCAAGAAGTGGAATTTTTTTGTTAGTATATTTTTTCCTCTTGGTTTCAATGCTATAtttagggaggtggggggaggggagagagagattagGCATTTCTTCATCTTCTGTAGTCACTCCAGTTGTTCTGCTCCTCATAACCGATGTCTCCTTTTGGGATATTGTTCAGCTCCACCAGGGAATTTTCTTAACCAGGGCTTCTGTAAAGGCAAAAGAGGAAAGCAGATCAGAG GTCCCCAGAGCACTGAGTATGCACGCCTCCTCCACCCGAGTACCAGCCCTTAACCTTCTCAACTCCACGAGGGCGCCCAACTCTAGCATCTCAGATGAGGACAACTTGTTCAACAAGTTCATCCATCTGGACCAAGAACTTTACCAAGACTTCTACAGCCTGTGGATAGCCCTGATGGTGGTAAATGCCATCATTTTCCTGGTGGGAGTTGTGCTGAACAGCTTAGCTCTCTACGTGTTCTGCTTCCGCACCAAGACGAAAACCACCTCTGTCATCTACACCATCAACCTGATCGTTACTGATCTACTGGTGGGCTTCTCCTTGCCCACCCGAATCATCATGTACTACACTGCAGGGGATTGCCTGAAATGTTCCTTTGTTCACATCTTCAGCTACTTCGTCAACATGTACTGCAGCATTCTCTTCTTGACGTGCATCTGCATCGACCGGTACCTGGCCATCGTGCAGGTAGAAGCCTCACGTAAGTGGAGGAACCCCAGCTGTGCCAAGGGGATCTGTGTCTTCATCTGGGTCTTTGCAACTGTGGTCACTTTCTCCATCCTGACCATGGCGATAACCTTCGCACCCTGCTGCCTCGCCAAGATCTTTGCCGTGATGGTCTGCGAGTATTTCTTCCCACTCATCATCATCACCTTCTTCACCACCAGGATAATGTGTGCGCTGTCCAAGCCCAGCCTCATGCACCAGAGCCGTGAGAGGCGAATGAGGGCCGTTCAGCTCCTCACCACCGTTCTCATCATCTTCATGATCTGCTTTACACCTTTCCATGTGCGCCAGGTGGCCATTTCCATCAACCCAGACATGCCCCGTGACATCAGCTTAATTGTCTACCATGTGACCATGACTCTGAGTAGCCTCAACAGCTGCATGGACCCCATCGTCTACTGCTTTGTCACCAACAACTTCCAGTTGACCATGAAAAATATCTTCAGGAAGTCAGAGCCTGAGCAGATAAGTGGGGACATTATCACTATGAACAAGAGCTCCAAGGGCTCAGGTACAAATGCGATCATTGCCTTCTCAAACACAATAGGCAGCCCTTTGAGCTTACCTTCAACAAACAGTACACAGATATAA